Proteins encoded together in one Quercus lobata isolate SW786 chromosome 3, ValleyOak3.0 Primary Assembly, whole genome shotgun sequence window:
- the LOC115981102 gene encoding stemmadenine O-acetyltransferase-like, protein MPLVFYYPNYSEANLSNVEQSDRIKKSLADALTRFHMLAGRVKDNLCIDCNDEGVHYVEAKVKCSLSEFLVSPTPCELNKFLPFELDEVNELPTAIQFTFFNCGGLAIGILMSHRIIDALSFILFLKSWSAIARGDGNIVSPPMDSAKLFPPQDLSGFNPNIGIEKDKIVTKRFVFDASAIAEIRGKYISDNKSIEYSRPTHVEALSAFIWSRFMVATQPKPDPNKIYSIIHAMNLRTKTDPPLPYDYFGNICRIALSVPSRDIEEGFHGIIKPIREALKKIDGNFVKMLQQGDLYLKYVKENSSSFLKGELLTLSFTSLCKFPLYEVDFGWGKPAWVSSSKLTFKNLVSFIDTKSGDGIEA, encoded by the coding sequence ATGCCCCTGGTTTTCTACTACCCAAATTACAGTGAAGCTAATCTCAGCAATGTAGAACAAAGTGACAGGATTAAGAAATCCTTAGCAGATGCTTTGACCCGATTCCACATGCTAGCGGGACGGGTTAAGGACAATCTTTGTATAGATTGCAACGATGAGGGCGTCCACTACGTGGAAGCCAAGGTTAAGTGCAGTCTTTCCGAATTTCTCGTGAGTCCAACCCCTTGTGAGCTCAATAAGTTTCTGCCATTTGAATTGGACGAGGTCAATGAGTTACCCACAGCAATCCAATTCACCTTCTTCAACTGTGGTGGTCTTGCGATTGGTATACTCATGTCCCACAGAATTATAGATGCCTTATCTTTCATCTTGTTTCTCAAGAGTTGGTCTGCTATTGCTCGTGGTGATGGCAACATAGTGAGTCCTCCAATGGATTCTGCCAAGCTATTCCCACCACAAGATTTATCTGGCTTCAATCCGAATATTGGGATCGAAAAGGataaaattgtgacaaaaaggtTTGTCTTTGATGCATCGGCTATAGCAGAAATTAGAGGCAAATATATTTCTGACAACAAGAGCATTGAATATTCACGTCCGACGCACGTTGAGGCCTTATCCGCTTTCATATGGAGCCGCTTCATGGTTGCTACTCAACCAAAACCAGACCCAAATAAGATCTACAGTATTATTCATGCTATGAACTTGCGAACCAAGACAGACCCGCCTCTTCCATATGATTACTTTGGTAATATTTGCCGGATTGCTCTGTCAGTACCATCCAGAGACATCGAGGAGGGCTTTCATGGCATTATTAAACCAATAAGAGAAGCGCTTAAGAAAATCGATGGGAATTTtgttaaaatgctccaacaagGTGATTTGTACTTAAAATATGTCAAAGAGAACTCCTCTAGCTTCCTAAAAGGGGAGCTGCTTACGCTTTCCTTCACCAGCTTGTGCAAGTTTCCTCTATatgaggttgattttgggtGGGGGAAACCTGCATGGGTTAGCTCATCTAAATTAACGTTCAAGAATTTAGTTAGTTTCATTGACACTAAATCGGGGGATGGAATAGAGGCATGA